A region of Streptomyces halobius DNA encodes the following proteins:
- the purH gene encoding bifunctional phosphoribosylaminoimidazolecarboxamide formyltransferase/IMP cyclohydrolase, whose protein sequence is MTATAEGTKRPIRRALVSVYDKSGLEELAQGLHAAGVQLVSTGSTAAKIAAAGVPVTKVEELTGFPECLDGRVKTLHPRVHAGILADRRLPDHEKQLADLGVEPFDLVIVNLYPFRETVASGATPDACVEQIDIGGPSMVRAAAKNHPSVAVVVNPARYDDVLRALADGGFDLVARKRLAAEAFQHTAAYDVAVASWFADSATGYGAADDDSGLPDFLGTTYERKNVLRYGENPHQGAALYVNGRGGLAEAEQLHGKEMSYNNYTDTDAARRAAYDHTEPCVAIIKHANPCGIAVGLDVAEAHRKAHACDPVSAYGGVIAVNRPVSAAMAEQVAEIFTEVIVAPDYEDGAVEILSRKKNIRVLRAPGAPADPVEVKTVDGGALLQATDRLQAGGDDPANWTLATGEALSAVELAELAFAWKACRAVKSNAILLAKDGASVGVGMGQVNRVDSCKLAVQRAGEERARGAYAASDAFFPFPDGPEILIAAGVKAIVQPGGSIRDEQVVEAAEQAGVTMYLTGTRHFFH, encoded by the coding sequence GTGACCGCCACTGCCGAAGGAACCAAGCGGCCGATTCGCCGCGCGCTGGTCAGCGTCTATGACAAGTCCGGGCTGGAGGAGCTGGCGCAGGGGCTGCACGCGGCGGGTGTCCAGCTCGTCTCGACCGGGTCGACGGCCGCGAAGATCGCCGCGGCCGGGGTGCCGGTCACCAAGGTCGAGGAGCTCACCGGCTTCCCGGAGTGCCTCGACGGCCGGGTCAAGACCCTGCACCCCAGGGTCCACGCCGGCATCCTCGCCGACCGGCGGCTGCCCGACCACGAAAAGCAGCTCGCCGACCTGGGCGTGGAGCCGTTCGACCTGGTGATCGTGAATCTGTATCCCTTCCGGGAGACGGTCGCCTCCGGCGCCACCCCCGACGCGTGCGTGGAGCAGATCGACATCGGCGGCCCGTCGATGGTCCGCGCCGCCGCCAAGAACCACCCGTCGGTCGCCGTCGTCGTCAACCCCGCCCGCTACGACGATGTCCTCAGGGCGCTCGCCGACGGCGGTTTCGACCTCGTCGCCCGTAAGCGGCTGGCCGCCGAGGCGTTCCAGCACACCGCCGCGTACGACGTGGCCGTGGCCTCCTGGTTCGCCGACTCCGCTACGGGATACGGTGCCGCCGACGACGATTCCGGCCTCCCGGACTTCCTCGGTACCACCTACGAGCGCAAGAACGTGCTGCGCTACGGCGAGAACCCGCACCAGGGCGCCGCGCTCTACGTCAACGGCAGGGGCGGCCTCGCCGAGGCCGAGCAGCTGCACGGCAAGGAGATGTCGTACAACAACTACACGGACACGGACGCCGCGCGCCGTGCCGCGTACGACCACACCGAGCCCTGCGTGGCGATCATCAAGCACGCCAACCCGTGCGGTATCGCGGTCGGTCTGGATGTCGCCGAGGCGCACCGCAAGGCGCACGCCTGTGACCCGGTGTCGGCTTACGGCGGCGTGATCGCCGTCAACCGCCCGGTCTCCGCCGCCATGGCCGAGCAGGTCGCCGAGATCTTCACCGAGGTCATCGTGGCGCCCGACTACGAGGACGGCGCGGTCGAGATCCTCTCCCGCAAGAAGAACATCCGGGTGCTGCGCGCCCCGGGAGCCCCGGCGGACCCGGTCGAGGTCAAGACCGTCGACGGCGGGGCGCTCCTCCAGGCGACCGACCGTCTGCAGGCCGGCGGCGACGATCCGGCCAACTGGACCCTCGCCACCGGTGAGGCGCTGTCCGCCGTGGAGCTGGCCGAGCTGGCCTTCGCCTGGAAGGCGTGCCGTGCGGTGAAGTCCAATGCGATCCTGCTCGCCAAGGACGGTGCCTCGGTCGGCGTCGGCATGGGGCAGGTCAACCGCGTGGACTCCTGCAAGCTGGCCGTCCAGCGCGCGGGCGAGGAGCGGGCCCGCGGCGCCTATGCCGCCTCCGACGCCTTCTTCCCGTTCCCCGACGGCCCGGAGATCCTGATCGCGGCCGGTGTGAAGGCCATTGTGCAGCCGGGTGGTTCGATCCGTGACGAGCAGGTCGTCGAGGCCGCTGAGCAGGCCGGGGTGACGATGTATCTCACGGGGACGCGGCACTTCTTCCACTGA
- a CDS encoding NADP-dependent isocitrate dehydrogenase, whose translation MAKIKVANPVVELDGDEMTRIIWSFVKDKLILPYLDIELEYFDLGIEHRDATHDQVTIDAAHAIQQHGVGVKCATIIPDEARVEEFNLKAMYRSPNATLRDILGGVIFREPVIMENVPRLVPGWTKPIVIGRHAFGDQYHATDLKVPGAGNLTMTFTPEDGGEPIELEVHAFPGAGVALSMFNHDDSIRDFARASFRYGLDRHYPVYLSTKNTVLKKYDGRFKEIFQEVFDAEFKAGFDANGLTYEHRLIDDMVAAALKWPGGYVWACKNYDGDIQSDIVAQGFGSLGLMTSVLMTPDGRTLAAEAAHGTVTRHYRQHQQGRATSTNPIASVFAWTRGLAHRGKLDDTPEVTGFAQRLERVCVETVEGGQMTQDLALLIGPEQPWLTTEQFLDALDANLQKKMAD comes from the coding sequence ATGGCCAAGATCAAGGTAGCCAACCCCGTCGTCGAGCTCGACGGCGACGAGATGACCCGCATCATCTGGTCCTTCGTCAAGGACAAGCTGATCCTCCCGTACCTCGATATCGAGCTGGAGTACTTCGACCTCGGCATCGAGCACCGTGACGCGACGCACGACCAGGTGACGATCGACGCCGCGCACGCCATCCAGCAGCACGGCGTCGGCGTGAAATGCGCCACCATCATCCCGGACGAGGCCCGCGTCGAGGAGTTCAACCTCAAGGCGATGTACCGCTCGCCGAACGCCACCCTCCGCGACATCCTCGGCGGTGTGATCTTCCGCGAGCCCGTCATCATGGAGAACGTGCCGCGGCTCGTCCCCGGCTGGACCAAACCGATCGTCATCGGGCGGCACGCCTTCGGCGACCAGTACCACGCCACCGACCTCAAGGTCCCCGGTGCCGGCAACCTCACCATGACCTTCACCCCGGAGGACGGCGGCGAGCCGATCGAGCTGGAGGTCCATGCCTTCCCGGGCGCGGGGGTCGCGCTGTCGATGTTCAACCACGACGACTCGATCCGCGACTTCGCGCGCGCCTCTTTCCGCTACGGCCTGGACCGTCACTACCCGGTCTATCTGTCCACGAAGAACACGGTCCTCAAGAAGTACGACGGCCGCTTCAAGGAGATCTTCCAGGAGGTCTTCGACGCCGAGTTCAAGGCCGGGTTCGACGCCAACGGCCTGACCTACGAGCACCGGCTGATCGACGACATGGTCGCCGCCGCGCTGAAGTGGCCGGGCGGCTATGTCTGGGCGTGCAAGAACTACGACGGCGACATCCAGTCCGACATCGTCGCCCAGGGCTTCGGCTCGCTCGGCCTGATGACCTCCGTCCTGATGACGCCCGACGGCCGGACCCTGGCGGCCGAGGCCGCACACGGCACCGTCACCCGCCACTACCGCCAGCACCAGCAGGGCAGGGCGACCTCGACCAATCCGATCGCCTCGGTCTTCGCCTGGACCCGCGGTCTCGCCCACCGGGGCAAGCTGGACGACACCCCGGAGGTCACCGGGTTCGCGCAGCGGCTGGAGCGGGTCTGCGTCGAGACCGTCGAGGGCGGTCAGATGACCCAGGACCTGGCGCTGCTCATCGGGCCCGAGCAGCCGTGGCTGACCACCGAGCAGTTCCTGGACGCGCTGGACGCCAACCTGCAGAAGAAAATGGCCGATTGA
- a CDS encoding bifunctional methylenetetrahydrofolate dehydrogenase/methenyltetrahydrofolate cyclohydrolase — MTAQILDGKATAAAIKSELVARVEALKAKGAQPGLGTLLVGDDPGSRWYVNGKHRDCAQVGIASIQRELPETAPQEEIEAVVRELNDNPACTGYIVQLPLPKGIDTNRVLELMDPAKDADGLHPMSLGKLVLGVEGPLPCTPYGIIQLLRHHGVEIKGAHIVVVGRGITVGRSIPLLLTRKSENATVTQCHTGTRDLSAHLKRADIIVSAAGVRHIIKAEDVKPGAAVLDVGVSRDEHGKIAGDVHPDVAEVAGWISPNPGGVGPMTRAQLLVNVVEAAERAAG, encoded by the coding sequence ATGACTGCCCAGATTCTGGATGGCAAGGCCACCGCCGCCGCGATCAAGTCCGAGCTCGTCGCCCGCGTCGAGGCGCTCAAGGCCAAGGGTGCGCAGCCCGGCCTGGGCACCCTCCTGGTCGGTGACGACCCGGGCAGCCGCTGGTACGTCAACGGCAAGCACCGCGACTGCGCACAGGTCGGCATCGCTTCCATCCAGCGTGAGCTGCCGGAGACGGCCCCCCAGGAGGAGATCGAGGCGGTCGTCCGGGAGCTCAACGACAACCCCGCCTGCACCGGCTACATCGTTCAACTCCCGCTCCCCAAGGGCATCGACACCAACCGCGTCCTGGAGCTCATGGACCCGGCCAAGGACGCGGACGGGCTGCACCCGATGAGCCTGGGCAAGCTGGTGCTGGGCGTCGAGGGTCCGCTGCCGTGCACCCCGTACGGCATCATCCAGCTGCTCCGCCACCACGGCGTCGAGATCAAGGGCGCGCACATCGTGGTCGTCGGCCGCGGGATCACCGTCGGCCGCTCGATTCCGCTGCTGCTCACCCGTAAGTCCGAGAACGCGACGGTGACCCAGTGTCACACCGGGACCCGCGATCTCTCCGCGCACCTCAAGCGGGCCGACATCATCGTGTCGGCGGCCGGTGTGCGGCACATCATCAAGGCCGAGGACGTCAAGCCGGGCGCGGCCGTCCTCGATGTCGGTGTCAGCCGCGACGAGCACGGCAAGATCGCCGGCGATGTCCACCCGGACGTCGCCGAGGTGGCCGGCTGGATCTCCCCGAACCCGGGTGGCGTCGGCCCGATGACCCGCGCCCAGCTGCTGGTCAATGTCGTCGAGGCCGCCGAGCGCGCGGCCGGCTGA
- a CDS encoding DUF3017 domain-containing protein: MGAEAHSDAASEPQRSSRRFPQLTRDTARPEGGGRAASGGYPAPARQWPLLTVMGGVAVGLLLVAVDGFRIGALVIGLSLLAGAVLRWALPAVGMLAVRSRFTDMAVYGLLGFVIVILAMMVQPRPWLHIPFLDEIVHFTVR; the protein is encoded by the coding sequence ATGGGTGCCGAAGCGCATTCGGACGCAGCGTCCGAGCCGCAGCGCTCCTCGCGCCGCTTTCCGCAGCTGACGCGGGACACGGCCCGGCCGGAGGGCGGCGGACGGGCCGCCTCCGGCGGCTATCCCGCACCGGCCCGGCAGTGGCCGCTGCTCACCGTCATGGGCGGGGTCGCGGTGGGACTGCTCCTCGTGGCCGTCGACGGGTTCCGTATCGGGGCGCTGGTGATCGGGCTCTCCCTGCTGGCGGGTGCGGTGCTGCGGTGGGCGCTGCCGGCGGTGGGGATGCTGGCCGTGCGTTCCCGCTTCACCGATATGGCGGTTTACGGGCTGCTGGGCTTTGTGATCGTGATCCTGGCGATGATGGTGCAGCCCAGGCCGTGGCTGCACATCCCGTTCCTGGACGAGATCGTGCACTTCACCGTGCGCTGA
- a CDS encoding RDD family protein, producing MSFGDPNNPYGQPPQAPQGPYGQQPPVPPQAQPGYGYPQQAPPQPQQPGQPYGYPQQQAQPAGYAYPQQPGPYGQPGMPGMPGMPGMPYGYASWGARLGARLLDGLIVMVVPGILYIIAIIVTANTTPDTSSCGQYDYSCVRDAAGPPAFAILLMVLAGLVALAGFMVLISREGSTGQTPGKKALNIRVVREGTGAPLGFGTAFGRQLCHSFLDSALCSLGFLWPLWDEKSQTFADKICGTVVVKA from the coding sequence ATGAGCTTCGGCGATCCGAACAACCCGTACGGCCAGCCGCCGCAGGCGCCGCAGGGCCCGTACGGCCAACAGCCCCCCGTGCCGCCGCAGGCACAGCCGGGCTACGGCTACCCGCAGCAGGCTCCGCCGCAGCCGCAGCAGCCCGGCCAGCCCTACGGCTACCCGCAGCAGCAGGCCCAGCCCGCGGGCTACGCCTACCCGCAGCAGCCCGGACCGTACGGCCAGCCCGGGATGCCGGGGATGCCGGGGATGCCGGGGATGCCGTACGGGTACGCGAGCTGGGGGGCGCGCCTGGGCGCGCGCCTTCTCGACGGGCTGATCGTGATGGTCGTTCCGGGCATCCTGTACATCATCGCGATCATCGTCACGGCCAACACCACGCCGGACACCTCCAGCTGTGGCCAATACGACTACTCGTGCGTGCGCGACGCCGCCGGCCCGCCGGCCTTCGCGATCCTCCTCATGGTGCTGGCCGGCCTGGTCGCCCTCGCCGGCTTCATGGTCCTCATCTCCAGGGAAGGCAGCACCGGCCAGACGCCGGGCAAGAAGGCCCTGAACATCCGGGTCGTCCGCGAGGGCACCGGTGCCCCGCTCGGCTTCGGTACCGCCTTCGGGCGCCAGCTGTGCCACTCCTTCCTGGACAGCGCGCTGTGCTCTCTCGGCTTCCTGTGGCCGCTGTGGGACGAGAAGAGCCAGACCTTCGCCGACAAGATCTGCGGCACCGTCGTCGTCAAGGCCTAG
- a CDS encoding alpha/beta hydrolase: MTSETSETSGTGTAVETERGLVYGPSGQRLDLYRPDTASRPATTVLLWHGIGPDERDVLEPLAHTAATRGLLVLVPDWRSDAADGGRAHLLESLAFARKEAGGPGGDEESCVLAGWSAGAGAALGVAQRPEIAEGWRPKAVVGVAGRYDLPARTTGTAPLDDLAAGMAPAVPVHLVHGSRDTVLDPRHSRDLADALRATGRPVTFQEPDTDHAGVIMTEYDPAADRCVPTTAEHAVRAGWLLARTLAVAGARPEV; this comes from the coding sequence ATGACTTCCGAGACATCCGAGACGTCCGGCACGGGCACGGCAGTGGAGACGGAACGCGGGCTGGTCTACGGCCCGAGCGGCCAGCGGCTGGACCTCTACCGCCCGGATACCGCGTCCCGTCCGGCGACGACCGTCCTCCTCTGGCACGGCATCGGGCCGGACGAGCGGGATGTCCTGGAGCCGCTGGCGCACACTGCGGCGACGCGCGGGCTGCTGGTGCTCGTACCGGACTGGCGCTCGGACGCCGCGGACGGCGGCCGGGCACACCTGCTGGAGTCGCTCGCCTTCGCCCGCAAGGAGGCGGGCGGGCCGGGCGGCGACGAGGAGTCGTGCGTACTGGCCGGGTGGTCCGCGGGGGCCGGGGCCGCGCTGGGGGTCGCACAGCGGCCCGAGATCGCGGAGGGGTGGCGGCCGAAGGCCGTGGTGGGTGTGGCCGGCCGCTACGACCTCCCGGCGCGTACCACCGGCACCGCCCCGCTTGACGATCTCGCCGCGGGCATGGCCCCGGCCGTCCCGGTCCACCTCGTCCACGGCAGCCGGGACACGGTCCTGGACCCCCGGCACTCCCGCGACCTGGCGGACGCGCTGCGCGCCACGGGCCGGCCGGTGACCTTCCAGGAGCCGGACACCGACCACGCAGGTGTGATCATGACCGAGTACGACCCGGCGGCGGACCGCTGCGTCCCGACGACCGCCGAACACGCCGTACGGGCGGGCTGGTTGCTGGCCCGGACACTGGCGGTGG
- the purN gene encoding phosphoribosylglycinamide formyltransferase: MAPPLPPPHPDPLPPPHPAPPAPARIVVLVSGSGTNLQALLDAITEEGPAAYGAEIVAVGADRAGIAGLERAERAGLPTFVCRVKDYESRAAWDAALTEATAAYAPDLVVSAGFMKILGKDFLARFGGRTVNTHPALLPSFPGAHGVRDALAYGAKVTGCTVHFVDDGVDTGPIIAQGVVEVRDEDDESALHERIKEVERSLLVEVVGRLARHGYRIEGRKVRIS; encoded by the coding sequence GTGGCACCCCCGCTCCCGCCGCCCCACCCGGATCCGCTCCCGCCGCCCCACCCGGCCCCACCCGCCCCCGCCCGCATCGTCGTGCTCGTCTCCGGTTCCGGGACGAATCTGCAGGCGCTGCTCGACGCCATCACCGAGGAAGGGCCGGCGGCCTACGGTGCCGAGATCGTGGCCGTCGGCGCCGACCGTGCGGGCATCGCGGGCCTGGAGCGTGCCGAGCGGGCCGGTCTGCCGACGTTCGTCTGCCGGGTCAAGGACTACGAGAGCCGGGCCGCCTGGGATGCCGCGCTCACCGAGGCGACCGCCGCGTACGCGCCGGATCTGGTGGTCTCGGCCGGCTTCATGAAGATCCTGGGGAAGGATTTCCTCGCCCGCTTCGGCGGCCGGACCGTCAACACCCACCCGGCGCTGCTGCCCAGCTTTCCCGGTGCCCACGGCGTGCGCGACGCGCTCGCGTACGGCGCGAAGGTCACCGGATGCACCGTCCACTTCGTCGACGACGGCGTCGACACCGGCCCGATCATCGCCCAGGGTGTGGTCGAGGTCCGGGACGAGGACGACGAATCCGCGCTGCATGAGCGCATCAAGGAAGTCGAGCGATCGCTGCTCGTCGAGGTCGTGGGGCGTCTGGCCCGGCACGGCTACCGCATTGAGGGACGAAAGGTACGTATCTCGTGA